The window TGCGGTTTAACGTCAGGCCATTTCAGCCGTGGTCTCGAACTCGAAGGTCAGCTCGCCGTCCTTGATGTCGATGTGTACCACACCGCCATGTTCGGCCAGTTCGCCAAAGAGAATCTCCTCCGCCAGTGGACGCTTGATCTTGTCCTGGATCAGGCGAGCCATAGGTCGAGCACCCATTGCCGAGTCGTAACCACCGGCCGCCAGCCAGCTGCGAGCCGCATCGGTGACTTCCAGCAACACACGCTTGTCTTCCAGCTGCGCCTGAAGCTCGGTAAGGAACTTGTCCACCACACTTTTGATGACCTCATGGCTGAGGCGACCAAACTGGATAATGGTGTCCAGACGGTTGCGGAACTCCGGCGTGAAGCTCTTCTTGATCACTTCCATCGCATCGGACGAGTGGTCCTGATGGGTGAAACCGATCGACGCACGCGCTGCGGTTTCGGCACCGGCGTTGGTCGTCATGATGACGATCACGTTACGGAAGTCCGCTTTACGCCCGTTGTTATCGGTTAGCGTACCGTGGTCCATGACCTGCAACAGCAGGTTGAAGACTTCCGGATGCGCCTTCTCGATTTCATCGAGCAACAGCACGCAGTGAGGCTGCTTGGTGATGGCTTCGGTCAGCAGACCGCCCTGATCGAACCCGACATAGCCCGGAGGTGCACCGATCAGACGCGATACGGTGTGGCGCTCCATGTACTCGGACATGTCGAAGCGAATCAGCTCGACGCCCAACGCCTTGGCCAACTGACGCGCCGCTTCGGTTTTACCGACACCGGTAGGCCCGGCGAACAGGAACGAACCGACAGGCTTGTCAGGCGACTTGAGGCCGGCGCGGGACAGCTTGATCGCGGTTGCCAACGAGTCGATCGCCGCATCCTGACCAAACACTGTCAGCTTCAAATCACGCTCAAGGTTACGCAGCAGTTCTTTGTCGGAACTGGTGACGTGCTTTGGCGGAATCCGCGCGATTTTCGCGACGATGTCCTCGACTTGCGGCACTTCGATGCGCTTCACACGCTTCTCGACCGGTTGCAAGCGCTGGTAGGCACCCGCTTCGTCGATGACGTCGATGGCCTTGTCCGGCATGTGACGGTCATTGATGTAACGCGAAGCCAGTTCGGCAGCCGCGCGCAGGGCTTCATCACTGTATTCAATATTGTGATGGCTCTCGAAACGCCCCTTCAGGCCGCGCAGAATACCAATGGTGTCCTCCACCGAAGGCTCCGACACATCGACCTTCTGGAAGCGTCGTGCCAAGGCACGGTCCTTCTCGAAGATCCCGCGGAACTCCTGGAAGGTGGTCGAGCCGATGCAACGGATATCACCGGACGACAGCAGCGGCTTGAGCAGGTTCGAGGCATCCATGACGCCACCCGACGCTGCACCCGCACCGATGATGGTGTGGATTTCGTCGATGAACAGGATCGCCTGCGGACGTTTTTTTAGTTCATTGAGCAACGCCTTGAAGCGTTTCTCGAAATCACCGCGATATTTGGTCCCGGCCAGCAAGGCTCCCAGATCGAGGGAATACACCACGCTGTTGGCCAGCAGGTCCGGCACCTGGTTGTCGACAATACGCTTGGCCAGGCCTTCGGCAATCGCGGTTTTACCCACGCCCGCCTCGCCCACCAGCAACGGATTGTTTTTGCGACGACGCGCCAGGATCTGGGCGACGCGCTCGACTTCCAGCTCACGACCTACCAACGGATCGATACGACCCTGGCGCGCGAGTTCGTTAAGGTTGCTGGCATAAGCATCCAGCGGATTGCCTGAAGAAGAAGACTCACCGCCCTCGTCATCCTGCATATCTTGCTCACCTTCAGAGTGATCGCCGTGCCCTGGCACCTTGGAGATGCCGTGGGCGATGTAGTTGACGACATCGATACGCGCAACGCTCTGCTGTTTCAGCAGGAACACTGCCTGACTCTCTTGCTCACTGAAGATCGCGACCAGCACGTTGGCGCCAGTCACTTCGCGTTTGCCCGAGCTCTGTACGTGAAACACAGCACGTTGCAGGACACGCTGGAAGCCCAGGGTTGGCTGGGTTTCGCGATCCTCGTCATGGACGGGGATCAATGGCGTGGTGGAGTCGATGAACTCCTGCAGGTCATGCTTGAGTTTGTCGAGGTTTGCACCGCACGCACGCAAAACGGTGGCGGCAGCCTCATTGTCCAATAGGGCCAGCAGAAGGTGTTCGACGGTCATGAATTCATGACGCTTCGAACGAGCCTCCTTGAAGGCAAGATTGAGGGTGACTTCGAGCTCGCGGTTTAACATAGCTTCACCTCATACCCAAGTGTCCGGCGATTAACCGTCCTTCTCGATTTCACAGAGTAGCGGATGCTGGCTTTCCCTGGCGTACTGGTTGACCTGCATGGCCTTGGTCTCGGCGATGTCGCGGGTAAACACTCCACATACTGCCCGTCCTTCTGTATGGACGGCCAGCATGACCTTGGTCGCCAGCTCGCGATTCAGGTTAAAAAACACCTCGAGCACTTCGACGACGAAATCCATCGGTGTGTAGTCATCATTAAACAAAACCACCTTGTACATCGGCGGCGCCTGTAAAGCAGGCTTGGCCTCCTGAACAGCAATGCCTGCGGAATCGTCGTCGTGTTCCTCCGGGCGATCTTTCTGGAGAGTCGGGCGATCCTGATTGAATGTTAGTCGAATCTGGCTGATTGCATGCATGGAAAGAAAGGTTCGTCAGTTGTGCAAATACAGTGGTGGGGGCGGCCTTGGAGGATTTCAACTCCGACTGCCTGGTCACCTTGACTATCGGCAAAACGGTGTTACAACCAATAGAGCCCACAGTGGGTAAAAAAGGTCCGCGGAGTCAACTTTTTTCGAAGAAGTGACTGCGGATGAACTGGATGATACTCCAGTGATGGAGTCTGTTGCAGAGGGATATGGGTATGTCAGGCGACAAGAAGACAGCGCCGGTCAAAGGCACTGTGAAAGGGAAGGTCAAATGGTTCAACAATGCAAAGGGTTACGGTTTTATCAACGAGGATGACAAAAGCGAAGACCTCTTCGCCCATTACTCGGCCATACAAATGGAAGGCTATAGAACCTTGAAAGCCGGGCAAGCCGTCGTCTTTGACATTATTCAAGGACCCAAAGGCTTGCACGCCGTCAACATCGGCGACCCAGCCGCTACAGCGAACAACACTACAGTCGCCATGCAACAGACCGAGAAGGTTTAACACCGCACCGTCATCCAGTCATAAAAAAACCGCCCGATTCAATCGCTTGAATCGGGCGGTTTTTGTCATGCCTGCTGTTCGCTTACATGTGCGAGATCAGCGCATCGCCGAAGCCTGAAGACGAAACCAGCTTGGCGCCATCCATCAAGCGCTCGAAGTCATAGGTCACGGTCTTCGCGGAGATCGCGCCGTTGGTGCCCTTGATGATCAGGTCGGCCGCTTCGGTCCAGCCCATGTGGCGCAGCATCATTTCAGCGGACAGGATCAACGAACCCGGGTTGACCTGGTCCTTGCCGGCGTACTTCGGTGCAGTACCGTGGGTGGCTTCGAACATGGCGACGGTGTCGGACAGGTTGGCACCTGGCGCAATACCGATACCGCCCACTTCTGCCGCGAGGGCATCGGAGAGGTAGTCGCCATTGAGGTTCAGCGTTGCGATCACATCGTACTCGGCCGGACGCAGCAGGATCTGCTGGAGCATGGCGTCGGCGATGGCATCCTTGACGACAACGTTCTTGCCGGTTTTCGGGTTCTTGAACTGCATCCACGGACCACCGTCGAGCAGGGTCGCGCCGAACTCTTCTGCCGCCACTTCGTAGGCCCATTCCTTGAAGGCGCCTTCGGTGAACTTCATGATGTTGCCTTTGTGCACGATGGTCAGCGAATCGCGATCGTTGTCGACCACATATTGCAGGGCCTTGCGCGCCAGACGCTTGGTGCCTTGCAGGGAAACCGGCTTGACGCCGATACCGCAGTTTTCGTCGAAACGGATCTTGGTAACGCCCATTTCTTCTTTAAGGAATTTGATGACCTTTGTCGCTTCCGGCGTACCGGCCTTCCACTCGATGCCGGCGTAGATGTCTTCGGAGTTCTCGCGGAAGATCGTCATATCGACGTCGCCTGGCTTCTTGACCGGACTCGGCACGCCTTCGAACCAACGTACCGGACGCAGGCAGACATACAGGTCGAGTTGCTGGCGCAGCGCTACGTTGAGGGAACGGATACCGCCGCCGACCGGCGTGGTCAACGGGCCCTTGATGGAAACCACGTAATCCTTGACTGCGTCCAGGGTTTCCTGAGGCAGCCAGGTGTCCTGATCGTAAACCTGAGTCGCTTTTTCCCCGGCGTACACTTCCATCCAGGAAATCTTGCGCTCGCCGCCGTAAGCCTTTTTCACAGCAGCATCGACAACCTTGATCATGACCGGACTGATGTCGACACCAATGCCGTCGCCTTCGATGAAGGGAATGATCGGGTTATTAGGAACATTGAGAGAATGGTCTGCATTGACGGTGATTTTGTCGCCGACGGCTGGAACCTGAATCTTCTTGTAACCCATGCTGAACTCCATTGATTGGATTGAACATCTGGCTTGGTTCGAGCGTAACCCAGTTGAATCGGCGCGCAAACCCTATGTTCTATCCATATGCCGCAAAGCCCTGCAACTGGCGCGCTACAAGCCTGAAAGCAAAGGGAAAAGCGCCAAAATCAAGCACGACGAATGACACCTCGCCGCACTCGCCCCTGCGACCTTTAGACCAATGGACGAGAATCGTTGCGTATGAACCATCGGCAGATTGCCAGCTACCTATGTATAATGCCGCCGCTGACCAAAGGGTCACGACGACTGGAAGGCTCTACGATGAGACTTTCAGCCCGACAGGCCGGCCTGTTACCGCAGACCGGCTGCTTGACGCCCTACTGATGCACCCAACATCACAGCAACGAAATCTCGATATTCGGCTCATGGATGACTTTGAACGAACGCGCTTACCCGGCGCCCCTCGAGTTTCTGCGCACGCTTTAGCAAAGAAGAGAGAGTTAATCCGAATATGCCCACCCGCTCGAAGATCATCTATACCTTCACCGACGAAGCCCCAGCCCTCGCCACCTATTCACTGTTGCCTATCGTAGAGGCGTTCACCGCCTCGGCTGATATCGCCGTGGAAACCCGCGATATCTCTCTTGCAGGGCGCATCCTGGCCAGCTTCCCCGAGCAACTGGGCGACAAAGCCGTAGCCGACCACCTCGCCGAACTGGGCGCCCTGGCCGTTACGCCTGAAGCCAACATCATCAAACTGCCGAACATCAGCGCCTCGGTTCCGCAGCTGCAAGCCGCGATCAAAGAACTGCAAGCCCAGGGTTACGCGCTGCCGGACTACCCGGAAACCGTGACCAGCGACGCCGACAAAGAAGCCAAGGCCCGCTACGACAAGATCAAGGGCAGCGCCGTGAACCCGGTTCTGCGTGAAGGCAACTCCGACCGTCGCGCGCCGCTGTCGGTGAAGAACTACGCTCGCAAGCACCCGCACAAAATGGGCGCCTGGGCTGCGGACTCCAAGTCCCACGTTGCGCACATGAGCAGCGGTGACTTCTACGGCAGCGAAAAAGCCGCCCTGATCGACGCCGCTGGCGCCGTGAAAATCGAACTGATCGCTCAAGACGGCACCACCACCGTCCTGAAAGAAAAAACCAGCGTTCAGGCTGGCGAGATCCTCGATTGCGCCGTCATGAGCAAAAACGCTCTGCGTGCTTTCATCGCCGCTGAAATCGAAAGCGCCAAGGCCCAAGGCGTGCTGCTGTCCGTTCACTTGAAAGCGACCATGATGAAGGTCTCCGACCCGATCATGTTCGGTCAGATCGTTGCCGAGTTCTATAAAGACGCACTGGCCAAGCACGCTGACGTGCTGGCACAGATCGGCTTCAACCTGAACAACGGCATCGGCGACCTGTACGCTCGCATCAAGGCCCTGCCGGCCGAGCAGCAAGCTGCCATCGAAGCTGACATTCAGGCGGTCTACGCCGCTCGCCCTTCCCTGGCGATGGTCAACTCCGACAAAGGCATCACCAACCTGCACGTGCCGAGCGACGTCATCGTCGACGCCTCGATGCCGGCCATGATCCGTGACTCCGGCAAGATGTGGGGCACCGACGGCCAGCTGCACGACACCAAGGCTGTGATCCCGGATCGCTGCTACGCGACCATCTACCAGGCCGTGATCGAAGACTGCAAGGCCAATGGCGCCTTCGACCCAACCACCATGGGCAGCGTGCCGAACGTTGGCCTGATGGCGAAAAAAGCCGAAGAGTACGGTTCCCACGACAAGACTTTCCAGATCAAGACCAACGGTGTTGTCCGCGTGACCGACACCAACGGCACCTTGCTGCTGGAACAGTCGGTTGAAGCCGGCGACATCTTCCGCATGTGCCAGACCAAAGACGCGCCGATCCAGGACTGGGTCAAACTGGCCGTCAACCGTGCTCGCGCCAGCAGCACTCCGGCGATTTTCTGGCTGGACCCGATGCGCGCCCACGACGGCGTAGTGATCGAGAAAGTTCAGGCTTACCTGAAGGATCACGACACTGCCGGTCTGGACATCCAGATCATGGCGCCAGTCGATGCAATGAAATTCACCCTGCAACGCACCCGCGAAGGCAAGGACACCATCTCGGTGACCGGCAACGTACTGCGCGACTACCTGACCGACCTGTTCCCGATCATGGAACTGGGCACCAGCGCCAAGATGCTGTCGATCGTGCCGCTGATGAATGGCGGTGGCCTGTTCGAAACCGGCGCCGGCGGTTCGGCTCCGAAGCACGTTCAGCAGTTGCTGGAAGAAAACTTCCTGCGCTGGGATTCGCTGGGTGAATTCCTGGCCCTGGCCGCGTCCCTGGAACACCTGGGCGTGACCTACAACAATCCAAAGGCGCTGGTTCTGGCCAAGACCCTGGACCAGGCCACCGGCCAGTTCCTGGACAACAACAAGTCGCCATCGCGCAAAGTCGGCAACATCGACAACCGCGGCAGCCACTTCTACCTGGCGCTGTACTGGGCTCAAGCGCTGGCTGCCCAGACTGAAGACACTGCACTGCAAGCGCAGTTCGCGACCCTGGCCAAAACCCTGACCGAGAACGAGGCAACCATCGTTGCCGAGCTCAACGCCGTTCAGGGCAAGCCAGTCGACATCGGCGGTTACTACCACGCCAGTGCCGAGCTGATCAGCAAGGCCATGCGCCCAAGCGCCACACTCAACGCGGCGATTGCTGCGCTGGTGTAAGGTTGTAAGGAAACATCACAAACCCCGGCCCTGTGCCGGGTTTTGTGTTTTCAGACCTTACACAAATCTCATGTGGGAGCGGGCTTGCTCGCGAATGCAGTTTATCATTCAGCATCTTTGTTGGCTGACACGCCGCATTCGCGAGCAAGCCCGCTCCCACACTGATCGCATTTCAATTTCAGAATTGAGGAATTTTATGGACTGGAAACCCCACATCACCGTCGCCACCATCGTCGAAGACAACGGCCGCTTCCTGATGGTCGAAGAGCACAAGGCCGGTCGCAACGTACTCAATCAGCCCGCCGGTCATCTCGACCCGAATGAAACCCTGACCGAAGCCGCGGTCCGCGAAACCCTCGAAGAAACCGGCTGGGACGTAGAACCCACCGGCGTACTGGGCATTTACCTCTATACCGCCCCGAGCAACGGCGTGACCTACCAACGGGTCTGCTTCATCGCCAAACCGCTGAAACATCATCCGGATTATCAGCTGGACGACGGTATCGTCGGCGCCAAGTGGTTGACCCGCGACGAATTAATCGAGCAGCGCGACAACTGGCGCAGCGAGTTGATCATCCGTTGCATCGACGACTACCTGGCCGGCAATCACTTCGGCCTCGAATTGATCCGTCCTTCTCTTTAGCCTTGTGCGCTTCAGCCTGCTAGAATCGCGTCCTTTTTCAAGACACTCATTGAATCCCTATGCGTGATCCAGCCCCTTCTGACACACAAAAGAAGCGCGTCATTGTCGGCATGTCCGGCGGCGTGGACTCTTCCGTTTCCGCCCTCCTGCTGATCGAGCAGGGTTATGAGGTGGAAGGCCTGTTCATGAAGAACTGGGAAGAAGACGATGGAACGGAATACTGCACCGCCATGGACGACCTGGCGGACGCCCAGGCCGTGTGCGACAAGATTGGCATCAAGCTGCACACCGCCAACTTCGCCGCCGAGTACTGGGACAACGTGTTCGAGCATTTCCTCGCCGAATACAAGGCCGGACGCACGCCGAACCCGGACATCCTGTGCAACCGCGAGATCAAGTTCAAGGCGTTCCTCGACTACGCCATGATGCTCGGCGCCGACCTGATCGCCACCGGTCACTACGTGCGTCGCCGCGACATCGACGGCCGCACCGAACTGCTCAAAGGCCTGGACCCGAACAAGGACCAGAGCTACTTCCTGCACGCCGTCGGCGGCGAACAGATCGCCAAGACCCTGTTCCCGGTCGGCGAGCTGGAAAAACCGCAAGTGCGCGCGATTGCCGAGAAATACGAGCTGGCGACCGCGAAGAAAAAGGATTCCACCGGGATCTGCTTCATCGGCGAGCGCCGCTTCAGCGACTTCCTCAAGCAGTACCTGCCGGCGCAACCCGGCGAGATCAAGACCACCGAAGGCGAGGTCATCGGCCGTCACCACGGCTTGATGTATCACACCATCGGCCAGCGTCAGGGCCTCGGCATCGGCGGCCTGAAAGACGCCAGCGACGAGCCGTGGTACGTGCTGATCAAGGATCTGGAGCACAACGAACTGATCGTCGGCCAGGGCAACGACCATCCGTGGCTGTTCTCCCGCGCCCTGCTCGCTTCGGACATCTATTGGGTCAACCCGATCGACCTGACTGAGCCGCGCAAGCTGACCGCCAAGGTCCGTTATCGCCAGAGCGACCAGCCTTGCACGCTGGAGAAGACCGCCACCGGCTACCGCGCAACCTTCGATGACCCGCAACGCGCGGTCACTCCAGGTCAGTCCGTGGTGTTCTACGACGGCGAAATCTGCCTCGGCGGCGGCGTCATTGAAGTTGCAGAGCCGTGGACCAGCAAAGGCGCTCTTCAAGGCGAGCAGCAATGACCCCCACTCAGGAGCAACTGACCGCGCTGGGCGGCGTATTCCTCGCCGCCGTGCTGGTGGACAAGATTGCCAAGACCGGCCAGACCAACGAAGCCGGCCTGACCTGCATGCTCGGCAGCCTGCTGATCCGCGACCCCAAGGACACTCTGGAAGTCTACGGCGGCGACGACATCAATCTGCGCGAAGGCTATCGCGCCTTGGTCGGCGCCCTCGAACGCGACCCGAGTGCCCTGCAGCGCGAACCGCTGCGTTATGCGCTGGCCATGCTCGGTCTTGAGCGTCAGCTGGCCAAGCGTAGCGACATGCTGGACGTGATCGGCAAGCGCCTGCCACAGATTCAGTCCCAGGTTGAACACTTCGGCCCGGCCCACGAAAACGTGATCGCCGCCTGCGGCGCGCTGTATCAGGACACCTTGAGTACCCTGCGCCAACGCATCCAGGTGCATGGCGACATGCGCAACCTGCAACAGCCGAGCAACGCCTCGAAAATCCGCGCCCTGCTGCTGGCCGGCATCCGTTCGGCACGCCTGTGGCGGCAGTTGGGCGGTCATCGCTGGCAGTTGGTGGTCAGCCGCCGCAAATTGCTGAAAGAGCTTTACCCGTTGATGCGTAACGAATAACGCGCATCGACAGCACCGAACCTAGCAATACGCGTAATACGCCGGTCAGTTGGCGACGGACCGGCGGATTTTTTCATGTATGATACGCGCCCCATTTCGTTGCCCGACTGTCCGAGAACACCCCATGCAGCTTTCTTCGCTCACTGCGGTTTCCCCTGTTGACGGCCGCTACGCCGGCAAAACCCAGGCCCTGCGCCCAATTTTCAGCGAGTACGGCCTGATCCGTGCCCGCGTTCTGGTTGAAGTGCGCTGGCTCCAGCGCCTGGCCGCTCACCCTGCCATCAGCGAAGTGCCGGCGTTCTCCGCCGAAGCCAACGCTGTGCTCAACACCCTGGCGGAAAACTTCTCTCTGGAGCACGCCGAGCGCGTCAAAGAGATCGAGCGCACCACCAACCACGACGTCAAAGCCATCGAATACCTGCTCAAAGAGCAAGCGGCCAAGCTGCCGGAACTGGCCAAGGTCAGCGAGTTCATCCACTTTGCCTGCACCAGCGAGGACATCAACAATCTGTCCCACGCCCTGATGCTGCGCGAAGGCCGTGATGACGTGATGCTGCCGCTGATGCGCCAGACCGCCAACGCCATCCGCGAACTGGCCATCCGTTTCGCCGGCGTGCCAATGCTGTCGCGCACCCACGGTCAACCGGCCTCGCCGACCACCCTGGGCAAAGAACTGGCAAACGTGGTTTACCGCCTGGAGCGTCAAATCGCTCAAGTCGCCGCCGTTCCGCTGCTGGGCAAGATCAACGGCGCTGTCGGTAACTACAACGCTCACCTGTCCGCCTACCCTGAGATCGACTGGGAAGCCAACGCCCGCGCCTTCATCGAAGACGAGCTGGGCCTGGGCTTCAACCCGTACACAACGCAGATCGAACCGCACGACTACATCGCCGAGCTGTTCGACGCGATCGCCCGCTTCAACACCATCCTGATCGACTTCGACCGTGACATCTGGGGCTACATCTCCCTGGGTTATTTCAAGCAGCGCACCATCGCTGGCGAAATCGGTTCGTCGACCATGCCGCACAAGGTCAACCCGATCGACTTCGAGAACTCCGAAGGCAACTTGGGCATCGCCAATGCATTATTCCAGCACCTGGCGAGCAAGCTGCCGATCTCCCGCTG of the Pseudomonas sp. MAG733B genome contains:
- the mnmA gene encoding tRNA 2-thiouridine(34) synthase MnmA, with protein sequence MRDPAPSDTQKKRVIVGMSGGVDSSVSALLLIEQGYEVEGLFMKNWEEDDGTEYCTAMDDLADAQAVCDKIGIKLHTANFAAEYWDNVFEHFLAEYKAGRTPNPDILCNREIKFKAFLDYAMMLGADLIATGHYVRRRDIDGRTELLKGLDPNKDQSYFLHAVGGEQIAKTLFPVGELEKPQVRAIAEKYELATAKKKDSTGICFIGERRFSDFLKQYLPAQPGEIKTTEGEVIGRHHGLMYHTIGQRQGLGIGGLKDASDEPWYVLIKDLEHNELIVGQGNDHPWLFSRALLASDIYWVNPIDLTEPRKLTAKVRYRQSDQPCTLEKTATGYRATFDDPQRAVTPGQSVVFYDGEICLGGGVIEVAEPWTSKGALQGEQQ
- the icd gene encoding NADP-dependent isocitrate dehydrogenase, with translation MGYKKIQVPAVGDKITVNADHSLNVPNNPIIPFIEGDGIGVDISPVMIKVVDAAVKKAYGGERKISWMEVYAGEKATQVYDQDTWLPQETLDAVKDYVVSIKGPLTTPVGGGIRSLNVALRQQLDLYVCLRPVRWFEGVPSPVKKPGDVDMTIFRENSEDIYAGIEWKAGTPEATKVIKFLKEEMGVTKIRFDENCGIGVKPVSLQGTKRLARKALQYVVDNDRDSLTIVHKGNIMKFTEGAFKEWAYEVAAEEFGATLLDGGPWMQFKNPKTGKNVVVKDAIADAMLQQILLRPAEYDVIATLNLNGDYLSDALAAEVGGIGIAPGANLSDTVAMFEATHGTAPKYAGKDQVNPGSLILSAEMMLRHMGWTEAADLIIKGTNGAISAKTVTYDFERLMDGAKLVSSSGFGDALISHM
- the clpS gene encoding ATP-dependent Clp protease adapter ClpS; the encoded protein is MHAISQIRLTFNQDRPTLQKDRPEEHDDDSAGIAVQEAKPALQAPPMYKVVLFNDDYTPMDFVVEVLEVFFNLNRELATKVMLAVHTEGRAVCGVFTRDIAETKAMQVNQYARESQHPLLCEIEKDG
- the hflD gene encoding high frequency lysogenization protein HflD codes for the protein MTPTQEQLTALGGVFLAAVLVDKIAKTGQTNEAGLTCMLGSLLIRDPKDTLEVYGGDDINLREGYRALVGALERDPSALQREPLRYALAMLGLERQLAKRSDMLDVIGKRLPQIQSQVEHFGPAHENVIAACGALYQDTLSTLRQRIQVHGDMRNLQQPSNASKIRALLLAGIRSARLWRQLGGHRWQLVVSRRKLLKELYPLMRNE
- the clpA gene encoding ATP-dependent Clp protease ATP-binding subunit ClpA, which codes for MLNRELEVTLNLAFKEARSKRHEFMTVEHLLLALLDNEAAATVLRACGANLDKLKHDLQEFIDSTTPLIPVHDEDRETQPTLGFQRVLQRAVFHVQSSGKREVTGANVLVAIFSEQESQAVFLLKQQSVARIDVVNYIAHGISKVPGHGDHSEGEQDMQDDEGGESSSSGNPLDAYASNLNELARQGRIDPLVGRELEVERVAQILARRRKNNPLLVGEAGVGKTAIAEGLAKRIVDNQVPDLLANSVVYSLDLGALLAGTKYRGDFEKRFKALLNELKKRPQAILFIDEIHTIIGAGAASGGVMDASNLLKPLLSSGDIRCIGSTTFQEFRGIFEKDRALARRFQKVDVSEPSVEDTIGILRGLKGRFESHHNIEYSDEALRAAAELASRYINDRHMPDKAIDVIDEAGAYQRLQPVEKRVKRIEVPQVEDIVAKIARIPPKHVTSSDKELLRNLERDLKLTVFGQDAAIDSLATAIKLSRAGLKSPDKPVGSFLFAGPTGVGKTEAARQLAKALGVELIRFDMSEYMERHTVSRLIGAPPGYVGFDQGGLLTEAITKQPHCVLLLDEIEKAHPEVFNLLLQVMDHGTLTDNNGRKADFRNVIVIMTTNAGAETAARASIGFTHQDHSSDAMEVIKKSFTPEFRNRLDTIIQFGRLSHEVIKSVVDKFLTELQAQLEDKRVLLEVTDAARSWLAAGGYDSAMGARPMARLIQDKIKRPLAEEILFGELAEHGGVVHIDIKDGELTFEFETTAEMA
- a CDS encoding NUDIX hydrolase, encoding MDWKPHITVATIVEDNGRFLMVEEHKAGRNVLNQPAGHLDPNETLTEAAVRETLEETGWDVEPTGVLGIYLYTAPSNGVTYQRVCFIAKPLKHHPDYQLDDGIVGAKWLTRDELIEQRDNWRSELIIRCIDDYLAGNHFGLELIRPSL
- the purB gene encoding adenylosuccinate lyase; its protein translation is MQLSSLTAVSPVDGRYAGKTQALRPIFSEYGLIRARVLVEVRWLQRLAAHPAISEVPAFSAEANAVLNTLAENFSLEHAERVKEIERTTNHDVKAIEYLLKEQAAKLPELAKVSEFIHFACTSEDINNLSHALMLREGRDDVMLPLMRQTANAIRELAIRFAGVPMLSRTHGQPASPTTLGKELANVVYRLERQIAQVAAVPLLGKINGAVGNYNAHLSAYPEIDWEANARAFIEDELGLGFNPYTTQIEPHDYIAELFDAIARFNTILIDFDRDIWGYISLGYFKQRTIAGEIGSSTMPHKVNPIDFENSEGNLGIANALFQHLASKLPISRWQRDLTDSTVLRNLGVGFAHSVIAYEASLKGISKLELNEQKIAADLDACWEVLAEPIQTVMRRYNIENPYEKLKELTRGKGISPEALQTFIDGLDMPAAAKAELKLLTPANYIGNAVEQAKRI
- the cspD gene encoding cold shock domain-containing protein CspD, translating into MGMSGDKKTAPVKGTVKGKVKWFNNAKGYGFINEDDKSEDLFAHYSAIQMEGYRTLKAGQAVVFDIIQGPKGLHAVNIGDPAATANNTTVAMQQTEKV
- a CDS encoding NADP-dependent isocitrate dehydrogenase, encoding MPTRSKIIYTFTDEAPALATYSLLPIVEAFTASADIAVETRDISLAGRILASFPEQLGDKAVADHLAELGALAVTPEANIIKLPNISASVPQLQAAIKELQAQGYALPDYPETVTSDADKEAKARYDKIKGSAVNPVLREGNSDRRAPLSVKNYARKHPHKMGAWAADSKSHVAHMSSGDFYGSEKAALIDAAGAVKIELIAQDGTTTVLKEKTSVQAGEILDCAVMSKNALRAFIAAEIESAKAQGVLLSVHLKATMMKVSDPIMFGQIVAEFYKDALAKHADVLAQIGFNLNNGIGDLYARIKALPAEQQAAIEADIQAVYAARPSLAMVNSDKGITNLHVPSDVIVDASMPAMIRDSGKMWGTDGQLHDTKAVIPDRCYATIYQAVIEDCKANGAFDPTTMGSVPNVGLMAKKAEEYGSHDKTFQIKTNGVVRVTDTNGTLLLEQSVEAGDIFRMCQTKDAPIQDWVKLAVNRARASSTPAIFWLDPMRAHDGVVIEKVQAYLKDHDTAGLDIQIMAPVDAMKFTLQRTREGKDTISVTGNVLRDYLTDLFPIMELGTSAKMLSIVPLMNGGGLFETGAGGSAPKHVQQLLEENFLRWDSLGEFLALAASLEHLGVTYNNPKALVLAKTLDQATGQFLDNNKSPSRKVGNIDNRGSHFYLALYWAQALAAQTEDTALQAQFATLAKTLTENEATIVAELNAVQGKPVDIGGYYHASAELISKAMRPSATLNAAIAALV